TCGACCTGACCGGCATCCTGATCAACTCGTCCAACGTCGGCATGAGCAAGATCGCCTTCGATATCGGTGGCGAAGCCATCTACCGGGTCATGTCCCAGGTCGGCCTGGGCCAGTACACCGGCCTTGGCTTCCCCGGCGAGCGCGTCGGCAACCTGCCCAACCACCGCGAGTGGCGCAAGGCCGAGACCGCCACGCTGTCCTATGGCTACGGCGTGTCGGTGACCGCCCTGCAACTGGTGCATGCCTACGCCGCCCTGGCCAACGACGGCAAGATGGTGCCGCTGTCGATCCTCAAGGTCGACAAGGCCCCGGAAGCGGTGCAGGCGATCCCCAAGGAAACCGCCGAGACCGTGCAGGGCATGCTCCAGCAAGTGATCGAGGCGCCGCGCGGGGTGTTCCGCGCGCAGGTGCCGTTCTACCACGTAGGCGGCAAGTCGGGTACGGCCCGTAAAGCCACCGTGGGTTCCAAGGGCTACACCGAGAACGCCTACCGCTCGCTGTTCGCCGGCTTCGGCCCGATGAGCGACCCGCGCTACGCGATCGTCGTGGTCATCGACGAGCCGAGCAAGGGCGGCTACTTCGGTGGCCTGGTCTCGGCCCCGGTCTTCAGCAAAGTGATGTCGGGCACCCTGCGCCTGATGAATGTACCGCCGGACAACCTGCCGCCGTCCTCGACGCAGCAAGCCAGCGCAGTACCCGCCAAGGGAGGGCGTGGTTGATGACGATGCCATTGAGCAAATTGTTCGCCCATGCCAGCCGCGATCCGTTGATCCGCGAGCTGACCCTGGACAGCCGCCAGGTGCGCCAGGGCGATCTGTTCCTCGCCGTGCCGGGCGCCAAGGTCGACGGCCGTGAGCATATTGCCGACGCGCTGTCCCGTGGCGCCGCCGCGGTCGCCTATGAAGAGCAGGGCACCTGCGTGTTGCCGATTACCGACGCGCCGCTGATCCCGGTCAAGGGGCTGATCGGCCAGCTGTCGCAGATCGCCGGTCGCTTCTATGGCGAGCCCAGCCGCCAGATGAACCTGGTGGGTGTCACCGGCACCAATGGCAAGACCAGCGTCACTCAGCTGGTAGCCCAGGCGCTCGATGCCCTTGGTCAGCGTTGCGGGCTGATCGGCACCCTGGGCACCGGCTTCTACGGTGAATTGCAGAGCGGCCGCCTGACCACGCCAGACCCCATCGCCGTGCAGTCGACCCTCAACGACCTGAAAAAAACGGGTGCCAGGGCCGTGGCCATGGAAGTGTCCTCTCACGCCCTCGAGCAAGGGCGCGTCGCCGCGCTGGAGTTCGATATCGCGGTGATGACCAACCTGTCGCGCGATCACCTGGACTATCACGGCAGCATGGAGGCCTACGAGGCCGCCAAGGCCAAGCTGTTCGCCTGGCCGAGCCTGCGTTGCCAGGTGGTCAACCTGGACGATGCCTTTGGCCGCCGCCTGGCTGCCGACTTCGCCCGCCGCCCGAGTACCGATCATATCGAGACCCGGTTGCTCAGCTACAGCCTGGAAAACCCGGACGCTTCGCTGTTCTGCCGCGAGGCCACGTTCGACGATGATGGCGTACGGGCTACCCTCGTCACCGCGCAGGGCGAACGCAGCCTGCGCAGCCAACTGCTGGGGCGCTTCAATCTGAGCAACATGCTGGCGGCGGTGGCGACCTTGCTGGCGCTGGATTATTCGCTGGACGAGATCCTGAAAATCACCCCGCAGCTGCAAGGCCCGGTCGGTCGCATGCAGCGCCTGGGTGGCGGTGACAAGCCGTTGGTAGTGGTCGACTACGCCCACACCCCTGATGCCCTGGAAAAGGTGCTGGAGGCCTTGCGCCCGCACGCCCACGGCAAGTTGCTGTGCCTGTTCGGCTGTGGTGGTGATCGTGACGCCGGCAAGCGCCCGCTGATGGCTGCGGTGGCCGAGCGCCTGGCCGATCGTGTACTGGTGACTGATGACAACCCGCGTACCGAAGATCCGCAGCGCATCTTCGATGACATTCGCCCCGGCTTTGCCCAACCCGACAGCGTGGAGTTCGTCGCTGGCCGTGGCCAGGCCATTGCCCACCTGGTCGCCACTGCGGCTGCCGAGGATGTGATCGTGCTGGCCGGCAAGGGGCACGAGGATTACCAGGAGATCAATGGCCAGCGCCATGACTTCTCCGATTTGGTCGAAGCCGAGAAGGCCCTTGCCGCCTGGGAGGCTCCACATGCTTAAGCCCATGATGCTCAGCCAGCTGACTGCTGCGTTGAAAGCACGCCTGGCAGGCGCCGACGCCTGCTTCACCGGCGTCAGCATCGACAGCCGCAGCGTCGCTGCCGGCCAACTGTTCGTCGCCCTCAGCGGGCCGCGCTTCGATGGCCACGACTACCTGGCCGATGTGAAGGCCAAGGGTGCGGTCGCCGCGCTGGTCGAGCGCGAAATCACCGATGTCGATCTGCCGCAATTGGTGGTCGCCGACTGCCGCGTCGCCCTCGGCCAGCTTGGCGCGCTGAACCGTGCCGGCTTCGACAAGCCGGTGGTGGCCATCACCGGCTCCAGCGGCAAGACCACGGTCAAGGAAATGCTTGCCGCGATCCTGCGTACCCGCGGCCCGGTGCATGCCACCCGCGGCAACCTGAACAACGACCTTGGCGCGCCGCTGACCCTGCTGGAGATCGCCCCGGAGCACAGCGCTGCTGTAATTGAACTGGGCGCGTCGCGCATTGGCGAGATCCGCTACACCGTCGGCCTCACCCGGCCGCAGGTGGTCATCATCAATAACGCTGGAACCGCCCACGTCGGCGAGTTCGGCGGCCCGGAAAAGATCGTCGAAGCCAAGGGCGAGATCCTCGAAGGCCTGGGCGAGGGCGGCACGGCCATCCTCAACCTGGCCGACAAGGCGTTCGATATCTGGCGCAAGCGTGCCGGCAGTCACCGTGTCGTCAGCTTCGCCCTGGACAACCCACAGGCCGACTTCCATGCCAGTGACATTGGTCGCGATGCCCGTGGCTGCCCATCGTTCACCCTGCACGGCCCGGACGGCAGCGTCCCGGTGCAACTGAACCTGCTCGGCACCCACAACGTCAGCAACGCCCTGGCCGCTGCCGCTGCCGCCCACGCTGTCGGTCTGAGCCTGAGCGGTATCGCCGCGGGCCTGGGCGCCGTGCAACCGGTCAAGGGTCGCACCGTGGCGCAGATCGCCGCGAACGGCGTGCGCGTGATCGACGACAGCTACAACGCAAATCCCACCTCGATGTGCGCCGCCATTGATATACTCGCCGGCTTTTCCGGCCGCACCGTCCTGGTGCTCGGGGATATCGGCGAGCTGGGGCAATGGGCCGAGGAAGGTCACCGGCAAGTGGGCGACTACGCCCGCGGCAAGGTCGACGCGCTGTACGCGGTGGGCACCAACATGGCCCATGCTGTTCAGGCGTTTGGCGCCAATGCCCGCCATTTCGCTACTCAAGCTGAGCTGATCGATGCCGTTAGCGCCGAGACCGCCAGCGATACCACTATCTTGATCAAGGGCTCGCGCAGCGCTGCGATGGAAAACGTCGTGGCAGCCTTGTGCGAAGCTTGCGGGGAGAAACATTAATGCTGCTGCTGTTGGCCGAGTATCTGCAACAGTTCCACAAGGGCTTCGCGGTCTTCCAGTACCTGACCCTGCGCGGGATCCTGGGTGTGCTGACCGCGTTGTCCCTGGCCCTGTGGCTGGGCCCCTGGATGATTCGTACCCTGCAGATCCGCCAGATCGGCCAGGCCGTGCGTAACGACGGCCCGCAATCGCACCTGTCCAAGTCCGGCACCCCGACCATGGGCGGTGCGCTGATCCTGTCGGCCATCGCCATCAGCACCCTGCTGTGGGCCGACCTGAGCAACCGTTATGTGTGGGTGGTGCTGATCGTCACCCTGGCGTTCGGCGCCATCGGCTGGGTCGACGACTACCGCAAGGTGATCGAGAAGAACTCCCGTGGCCTGCCGAGCCGCTGGAAGTATTTCTGGCAATCGGTATTTGGCCTGGCGGCGGCGATCTTCCTCTACCAGACCGCGCCGACCAGCGTCGAAACCACGCTGATCATCCCGATGGTCAAGGACCTGGCCATTCCGCTGGGTGCCGGGTTCATCGTGCTCACCTATTTCGTCATCGTCGGCTCGAGCAACGCGGTCAACCTCACCGACGGCCTCGATGGCCTGGCGATCATGCCGACGGTGATGGTCGGCGGTGCCCTGGGCATCTTCTGCTACCTGTCGGGCAACGTGAAGTTCGCCGAATACCTGCTGATCCCCTACGTGCCGGGCGCCGGCGAGCTGATCGTGTTCTGCGGCGCGCTGATCGGCGCCGGCCTGGGCTTCCTGTGGTTCAACACCTACCCGGCCCAGGTGTTCATGGGCGACGTCGGCGCCCTGGCGCTGGGCGCCGCGCTGGGCACCATCGCGGTGATCGTGCGCCAGGAAATCGTGCTGTTCATCATGGGCGGCGTGTTCGTCATGGAAACCCTGTCGGTGGTCATCCAGGTGGCCTCCTTCAAGCTGACCGGCAAGCGCGTGTTCCGCATGGCGCCGATTCACCACCACTTTGAACTCAAGGGCTGGCCCGAGCCTCGGGTGATCGTCCGCTTCTGGATCATCACCGTGATCCTGGTGCTGATCGGCCTTGCCACCCTGAAACTGAGGTAAACGAGCGTGTCACTGATCGCTTCCGACCAATTCCGCATCGTTGTCGGCCTCGGCAAGAGCGGCATGTCCCTGGTTCGCTTCCTGGCGAACCGGGGCATTGCCTTTGCGGTCGCCGACACCCGCGAGCAACCGCCGGAACTGGACACCCTGCGCCGTGAATACCCGCAGGTGGAAGTGCGCTGTGGCGAGCTGGACGTCGAGTTCCTCTGCCGTGCCAACGAGCTGTACGTGAGCCCCGGCCTGGCCCTGGCCACTCCGGCCCTGCAGCAGGCCGCCGCGCGCGGCGTGAAGCTGTCTGGCGATATCGAGCTGTTCGCCCGTCATGCCAAGGCGCCGATCGTGGCGATCAGTGGTTCCAACGCCAAGAGCACCGTGACCACCCTGGTCGGCGAGATGGCCGCCAAGGCAGGCAAACGTGTGGCAGTGGGTGGCAACCTCGGCACCCCGGCACTGGACCTGCTCGACGACAGCGTCGAGCTCTATGTGATGGAGCTGTCGAGTTTCCAGCTGGAGACCACCGACCAGCTCAATGCCGAAGTCGCCACCGTGCTCAATGTCAGCGAAGACCACATGGACCGCTACAGCGGCCTGCCGGCCTATCACCTGGCCAAGCACAGAATCTTCCGCGGGGCGCGCCAGGTGGTGGTGAACCGCCAGGACGCCCTCAGCCGGCCGCTGCCGGTCGAAGGTCGGCCGTGCTGGACCTTTGGCCTCAATGCCCCGGATTTCAAGGCTTTTGGCCTGCGCGAAGTCGATGGTGAGAAACACCTGGCATTCGAATTCCAGACCCTGATGCCCGTGCGTGAGCTGAAGATTCGTGGCGCCCATAACCAGAGCAACGCCTTGGCCGCCCTGGCCCTGGGCCATGCCGGCGGATTGCCGTTCGCGCCGATGCTCGAGGCCTTGCGTGAGTTCAAGGGCCTGGCGCACCGCTGCCAGTGGGTCCGTGAGCGTAACGGGGTGAACTGGTACGACGATTCCAAGGCCACCAACGTCGGCGCTGCCCTGGCTGCCATCGAAGGCCTGGGGGCCGATATCGACGGCAAGCTGGTGCTGATTGCCGGCGGTGATGGCAAGGGTGCCGACTTTGCCGCCCTGCGCGCACCGGTGGCGCAGCATTGCCGCGCTGTGGTGCTGCTGGGCCGTGATGCCGAGCGCCTGGCCGAAACGCTCAAGGATGCCGTGCTGCTGGTGCACGTGCAGACCCTGGACGAAGCCGTGCAGCGCTGCGCCGAACTGGCCCAGCCGGGGGATGCGGTGCTGCTGTCGCCGGCCTGCGCCAGCCTCGACATGTTCAAGAACTTCGAACAACGCGGGCGCCTGTTCGCCCAGGCGGCGGAGGCGCTGGCATGATCTTCGGCATCCTCAAGCCTTACCCGTCGCCGCTGATCAGCGGCCGTGGCATCGACCTCGACTTCCCGCTGCTGGCCGGTTGCCTGGCACTGCTGGGCCTGGGCCTGGTGATGATCACCTCGGCCTCCTCGGAAGTGGCCGCGGTGCAGTCGGGCAACCCGCTGTACCACATGTTCCGCCACCTGGTGTATGTCGCCCTGGGCCTCGGCGCCGGGGTGCTGACCATCCTGGTGCCGATCGCCACCTGGCAACGCATGGGCTTCATGATGCTGATCGGCGCCTTCGGCCTGCTGGTGATGGTGCTGGTGCCCGGTATCGGCCGCGAAGTGAACGGCTCGATGCGCTGGATCGGCTTCAGTTTCTTCAACGTCCAGCCTTCGGAGATCGCCAAGGTCTTCGTGGTGATCTACCTCGCCGGTTACCTGGTGCGCCGGCAGA
The window above is part of the Pseudomonas muyukensis genome. Proteins encoded here:
- the mraY gene encoding phospho-N-acetylmuramoyl-pentapeptide-transferase; amino-acid sequence: MLLLLAEYLQQFHKGFAVFQYLTLRGILGVLTALSLALWLGPWMIRTLQIRQIGQAVRNDGPQSHLSKSGTPTMGGALILSAIAISTLLWADLSNRYVWVVLIVTLAFGAIGWVDDYRKVIEKNSRGLPSRWKYFWQSVFGLAAAIFLYQTAPTSVETTLIIPMVKDLAIPLGAGFIVLTYFVIVGSSNAVNLTDGLDGLAIMPTVMVGGALGIFCYLSGNVKFAEYLLIPYVPGAGELIVFCGALIGAGLGFLWFNTYPAQVFMGDVGALALGAALGTIAVIVRQEIVLFIMGGVFVMETLSVVIQVASFKLTGKRVFRMAPIHHHFELKGWPEPRVIVRFWIITVILVLIGLATLKLR
- a CDS encoding UDP-N-acetylmuramoyl-tripeptide--D-alanyl-D-alanine ligase is translated as MLKPMMLSQLTAALKARLAGADACFTGVSIDSRSVAAGQLFVALSGPRFDGHDYLADVKAKGAVAALVEREITDVDLPQLVVADCRVALGQLGALNRAGFDKPVVAITGSSGKTTVKEMLAAILRTRGPVHATRGNLNNDLGAPLTLLEIAPEHSAAVIELGASRIGEIRYTVGLTRPQVVIINNAGTAHVGEFGGPEKIVEAKGEILEGLGEGGTAILNLADKAFDIWRKRAGSHRVVSFALDNPQADFHASDIGRDARGCPSFTLHGPDGSVPVQLNLLGTHNVSNALAAAAAAHAVGLSLSGIAAGLGAVQPVKGRTVAQIAANGVRVIDDSYNANPTSMCAAIDILAGFSGRTVLVLGDIGELGQWAEEGHRQVGDYARGKVDALYAVGTNMAHAVQAFGANARHFATQAELIDAVSAETASDTTILIKGSRSAAMENVVAALCEACGEKH
- the murD gene encoding UDP-N-acetylmuramoyl-L-alanine--D-glutamate ligase: MSLIASDQFRIVVGLGKSGMSLVRFLANRGIAFAVADTREQPPELDTLRREYPQVEVRCGELDVEFLCRANELYVSPGLALATPALQQAAARGVKLSGDIELFARHAKAPIVAISGSNAKSTVTTLVGEMAAKAGKRVAVGGNLGTPALDLLDDSVELYVMELSSFQLETTDQLNAEVATVLNVSEDHMDRYSGLPAYHLAKHRIFRGARQVVVNRQDALSRPLPVEGRPCWTFGLNAPDFKAFGLREVDGEKHLAFEFQTLMPVRELKIRGAHNQSNALAALALGHAGGLPFAPMLEALREFKGLAHRCQWVRERNGVNWYDDSKATNVGAALAAIEGLGADIDGKLVLIAGGDGKGADFAALRAPVAQHCRAVVLLGRDAERLAETLKDAVLLVHVQTLDEAVQRCAELAQPGDAVLLSPACASLDMFKNFEQRGRLFAQAAEALA
- the murE gene encoding UDP-N-acetylmuramoyl-L-alanyl-D-glutamate--2,6-diaminopimelate ligase, whose translation is MTMPLSKLFAHASRDPLIRELTLDSRQVRQGDLFLAVPGAKVDGREHIADALSRGAAAVAYEEQGTCVLPITDAPLIPVKGLIGQLSQIAGRFYGEPSRQMNLVGVTGTNGKTSVTQLVAQALDALGQRCGLIGTLGTGFYGELQSGRLTTPDPIAVQSTLNDLKKTGARAVAMEVSSHALEQGRVAALEFDIAVMTNLSRDHLDYHGSMEAYEAAKAKLFAWPSLRCQVVNLDDAFGRRLAADFARRPSTDHIETRLLSYSLENPDASLFCREATFDDDGVRATLVTAQGERSLRSQLLGRFNLSNMLAAVATLLALDYSLDEILKITPQLQGPVGRMQRLGGGDKPLVVVDYAHTPDALEKVLEALRPHAHGKLLCLFGCGGDRDAGKRPLMAAVAERLADRVLVTDDNPRTEDPQRIFDDIRPGFAQPDSVEFVAGRGQAIAHLVATAAAEDVIVLAGKGHEDYQEINGQRHDFSDLVEAEKALAAWEAPHA